Proteins encoded within one genomic window of Actinoplanes octamycinicus:
- the mtrB gene encoding MtrAB system histidine kinase MtrB translates to MRAPAWLPQPVRRPLRVVRRYWRVISLRLERYTAPLRRAWRRSLQVRVVTLTLVASSLLVGTFGWFIADRSADILLNRAQDEVATSLERKVKWAAEQLSVHPQAYDAGLPATIIDTANTLYDGEQAGETGTLVSLRAEHFRDLRPQTVPSSVDTSRLISPELTHAVADEVRVAWQIRTAEVNGHLTKYLVIGSPVPAQFGHLELYYMVPLTTENAAANQIRTMVLVTGLALVILLGLVAGLVTRLVVTPVRVAARTAQRLSAGLLDQRMKVDGEDDLAMLAAAFNQMAANLQRQIVRLEEMSRLQRRFTSDVSHELRTPLTTVRMAADLIFSEREDFDPAVARSAELLQAELDRFEGLLTDLLEISRFDAGFAALDAEHTDLVPIVERVAERLTGLAERVGVELELRLPDTPVIAEVDPRRVERVLRNLVGNAVEHGEARPVQITMATDDAAVAITVRDHGIGLKPGEERLVFNRFWRADPSRARQTGGTGLGLSISAEDARLHGGWLEAWGAPGEGAQFRLTLPVRAGDRLVAAPLPLIPRDRTAEVS, encoded by the coding sequence ATGCGTGCTCCGGCCTGGCTACCCCAACCCGTGCGCCGCCCCCTGCGAGTGGTGCGGCGCTACTGGCGTGTGATCTCTCTCCGCCTGGAGAGGTACACCGCTCCGTTGCGCCGCGCCTGGCGGCGCTCGCTGCAGGTCCGCGTGGTGACCCTGACCCTGGTGGCGTCCAGCCTGCTGGTCGGCACCTTCGGCTGGTTCATCGCGGACCGCAGCGCCGACATCCTGCTGAACCGCGCGCAGGACGAGGTCGCCACCTCGCTGGAGCGCAAGGTGAAATGGGCGGCCGAGCAGCTCAGCGTGCACCCGCAGGCGTATGACGCGGGCCTGCCCGCCACGATCATCGACACCGCCAACACGCTCTACGACGGTGAGCAGGCCGGCGAGACCGGCACCCTGGTGTCGCTGCGCGCCGAGCACTTCCGGGACCTGCGCCCGCAGACCGTGCCGTCCTCGGTCGACACCAGCCGGTTGATCTCCCCGGAGCTGACCCACGCGGTCGCCGACGAGGTGCGGGTCGCCTGGCAGATCCGGACCGCCGAAGTGAACGGCCACCTGACGAAATACCTGGTCATCGGCTCCCCGGTGCCGGCCCAGTTCGGGCACCTCGAGCTCTACTACATGGTCCCGCTGACCACCGAGAACGCCGCGGCCAACCAGATCCGGACGATGGTCCTGGTCACCGGCCTGGCCCTGGTGATCCTGCTGGGCCTGGTGGCCGGCCTGGTCACCCGGCTGGTGGTGACCCCGGTCCGGGTGGCCGCGCGCACCGCGCAGCGGCTCTCGGCCGGCCTGCTCGACCAGCGGATGAAGGTGGACGGCGAGGACGACCTGGCCATGCTCGCCGCCGCGTTCAACCAGATGGCGGCGAACCTGCAGCGGCAGATCGTCCGGCTCGAGGAGATGTCCCGGCTGCAGCGGCGGTTCACCTCGGACGTGTCGCACGAGCTGCGCACCCCGCTCACCACGGTGCGGATGGCCGCCGACCTGATCTTCTCGGAGCGGGAGGACTTCGACCCGGCCGTGGCGCGCAGCGCCGAGCTGCTGCAGGCCGAGCTGGACCGGTTCGAGGGCCTGCTCACCGACCTGCTGGAGATCAGCCGGTTCGACGCCGGGTTCGCCGCGCTGGACGCCGAGCACACCGACCTGGTGCCGATCGTGGAGCGGGTGGCCGAGCGGCTCACCGGGCTGGCCGAGCGGGTCGGCGTCGAGCTGGAGCTGCGCCTGCCGGACACCCCGGTGATCGCCGAGGTGGATCCGCGCCGGGTCGAGCGGGTGCTGCGCAACCTGGTGGGCAACGCGGTCGAGCACGGCGAGGCACGACCGGTGCAGATCACCATGGCCACCGACGACGCCGCGGTGGCGATCACCGTGCGCGACCACGGCATCGGTCTCAAACCGGGCGAGGAGCGCCTGGTCTTCAACCGGTTCTGGCGGGCCGACCCGTCCCGGGCCCGGCAGACCGGCGGCACCGGCCTCGGCCTGTCGATCAGCGCGGAGGACGCCCGGCTGCACGGCGGCTGGCTGGAGGCCTGGGGGGCACCCGGCGAGGGCGCCCAGTTCCGGCTGACCCTGCCGGTCCGGGCCGGCGACCGGCTGGTCGCCGCCCCGCTCCCGCTGATCCCCCGGGACCGGACAGCGGAGGTGAGCTGA
- a CDS encoding LpqB family beta-propeller domain-containing protein, whose translation MDARHRGAIALPVVVALVALLTGGCGIPDDSGVKDVGPGPSNNISSPGDVDAGQVSRQDAGEARQFAANYLRAAAGDMATATDRLKSFMTPAAAGRFKPTGSGLQVVRLIGDPLLTPGDNVVYVTYEPVGTLDEFGRLEPARETRRDTFQIKVGQLTDQSGLFVTDAPPVLPLDVKALQSSYVQHALYYWNTEYTGLVPDVRYLPKALPVEQRPTTVLTWLFNGPSSWLSVANLAKGTALKGNVPISDNKLQIALSTQAVTADNAEQAVDRLRRQLQWTLRPLLPTGTELDLKIEHQDVRAFTGDDYLTSNPAAQLGDDPERFVVYGGKIRRVSGQQWSVNPVPVLKPEENKDIRAAAISTVARRSFAAVVVKDGKGEGLRVATAGPGDQAALQPISGLSGTLREPVWAATADGSPDGAIGLIIANDKLYAFPAGKGAARQIPWTGPGSRITSVAVAPDGHRLAVVVDGKLFRVSLSPGGDAPSLGTPQQLRPASLATVSAVDVASEGWLTVAGVRDNQRVTIEDVSMDGALEGARLPDLGSKPVDSLSVYPAGPLDSDLFSGRAIARSVSYTSDNKAWEALSQPEQIKADKVAGPPANQPPGTVPLAPFYLE comes from the coding sequence ATGGACGCCAGGCACCGCGGCGCGATCGCCCTGCCGGTCGTGGTGGCGCTGGTCGCGCTGCTGACCGGCGGGTGCGGCATCCCGGACGACAGCGGGGTGAAGGACGTCGGCCCCGGCCCGTCGAACAACATCAGTTCGCCCGGCGACGTCGACGCCGGCCAGGTCTCCCGGCAGGACGCCGGCGAGGCGCGCCAGTTCGCGGCGAACTATCTGCGGGCGGCAGCCGGTGACATGGCCACCGCCACCGACCGGCTGAAGAGCTTCATGACCCCGGCGGCCGCCGGGCGGTTCAAGCCCACCGGCAGCGGTCTGCAGGTGGTCCGGCTGATCGGCGACCCGCTGCTCACCCCGGGCGACAACGTGGTCTACGTGACCTACGAGCCGGTCGGCACGCTGGACGAGTTCGGCCGGCTGGAGCCGGCCCGGGAGACCCGCCGGGACACCTTCCAGATCAAGGTGGGGCAGCTCACCGACCAGAGCGGGCTGTTCGTCACCGACGCGCCGCCGGTCCTGCCGCTCGACGTCAAGGCGCTGCAGAGCTCGTACGTGCAGCACGCCCTCTACTACTGGAACACCGAGTACACCGGCCTGGTGCCGGACGTCCGCTACCTGCCCAAGGCGCTGCCCGTCGAGCAGCGCCCGACCACCGTGCTGACCTGGCTGTTCAACGGCCCGTCCAGCTGGCTGTCGGTGGCCAACCTGGCCAAGGGCACCGCGCTCAAGGGCAACGTCCCGATCAGCGACAACAAGCTGCAGATCGCGCTGAGCACCCAGGCGGTCACCGCCGACAACGCGGAGCAGGCGGTGGATCGGCTGCGCCGGCAGCTGCAGTGGACGCTGCGGCCGCTGCTGCCGACCGGCACCGAGCTGGACCTGAAGATCGAGCACCAGGACGTCCGGGCGTTCACCGGCGACGACTACCTGACCAGCAACCCGGCCGCCCAGCTGGGCGACGACCCGGAGCGCTTCGTGGTGTACGGCGGCAAGATCCGCCGGGTCTCCGGGCAGCAGTGGTCGGTCAACCCGGTGCCGGTGCTCAAGCCGGAGGAGAACAAGGACATCCGGGCCGCCGCGATCAGCACCGTGGCGAGACGCTCGTTCGCCGCGGTGGTGGTCAAGGACGGCAAGGGCGAGGGGTTGCGGGTGGCCACCGCCGGGCCCGGCGACCAGGCCGCGCTGCAGCCGATCAGCGGGCTGTCCGGCACGCTCCGCGAGCCGGTCTGGGCGGCCACCGCGGACGGGTCGCCGGACGGCGCGATCGGTCTGATCATCGCGAACGACAAGCTGTACGCGTTCCCGGCTGGCAAGGGCGCCGCCCGGCAGATCCCGTGGACCGGCCCGGGCAGCCGGATCACCTCGGTCGCGGTGGCCCCGGACGGTCACCGGCTGGCCGTGGTGGTGGACGGCAAGCTGTTCCGGGTGTCGCTCAGCCCCGGCGGGGACGCCCCGTCGCTGGGCACGCCCCAGCAGCTCCGGCCGGCCTCGCTGGCGACGGTGAGCGCGGTCGACGTGGCCAGCGAGGGCTGGCTGACCGTGGCCGGCGTGCGGGACAACCAGCGGGTCACCATCGAGGACGTGTCGATGGACGGCGCGCTGGAGGGCGCCCGGCTGCCCGACCTGGGCAGCAAGCCGGTCGACTCGCTGAGCGTCTACCCGGCCGGGCCGCTGGACTCGGACCTGTTCTCCGGCCGGGCCATCGCCCGGTCGGTCTCCTACACCTCGGACAACAAGGCGTGGGAGGCGCTCTCCCAGCCGGAGCAGATCAAGGCCGACAAGGTGGCTGGGCCGCCGGCGAACCAGCCGCCCGGGACCGTCCCGCTGGCCCCGTTCTACCTGGAATGA
- a CDS encoding ComF family protein — protein sequence MIGLLGELADLVLPGACAGCGAERVRLRHGACPACVAELEALRPFWSAPRPRPAGFPPCAAVGPYSGALRGALLAYKERGRHRLAGPLGALLAGAVAAVAPRDRPVLIVPVPSTRAARRERYGDHMARLTTHAVRRLRAAGWAARTGQPLRALPKPDSTSLDAAGRSIQAVNSLRIIPARIGVLRRGDAMRGTLVVADDIVTTGATLAAAVRRLEEADMQVTGAAVLAATQLRRSCPGI from the coding sequence ATGATCGGGCTGCTCGGCGAGCTGGCCGACCTGGTCCTGCCGGGGGCCTGCGCGGGCTGCGGCGCGGAGCGGGTGCGGCTGCGGCACGGCGCCTGCCCGGCCTGCGTGGCCGAGCTGGAGGCGCTGCGGCCGTTCTGGTCGGCGCCCCGGCCCCGGCCGGCCGGGTTCCCGCCCTGCGCGGCGGTGGGGCCGTATTCCGGGGCGTTGCGCGGGGCGCTGCTGGCGTACAAGGAACGGGGCCGGCACCGGCTCGCCGGGCCGCTCGGCGCGCTGCTGGCCGGCGCCGTCGCGGCCGTCGCGCCGCGCGACCGCCCGGTTCTGATCGTCCCGGTCCCGTCCACCCGGGCGGCCCGCCGGGAGCGGTACGGCGACCACATGGCCCGGCTCACGACGCACGCCGTCCGGCGGCTGCGGGCGGCCGGCTGGGCGGCCCGGACCGGTCAGCCGCTGCGTGCCCTGCCCAAGCCTGACTCCACGTCACTGGACGCTGCCGGGCGGTCCATCCAGGCTGTCAATTCGCTGCGAATCATTCCCGCCCGAATCGGCGTTCTGCGGCGCGGCGACGCGATGCGAGGCACGCTGGTGGTAGCCGACGACATCGTCACCACTGGGGCCACGCTGGCCGCCGCGGTACGTCGTCTAGAGGAGGCGGACATGCAGGTCACCGGCGCCGCAGTACTGGCAGCGACACAACTCCGCCGAAGCTGTCCGGGAATTTGA
- the hpf gene encoding ribosome hibernation-promoting factor, HPF/YfiA family, whose protein sequence is MDIVVKGRNVEVPDHYREHVADKLSKVERYDQKLMRVDVELFHERNPRQSDTCQRVEITVLTKGPVVRAEAQAQDFYAALDCAINKLDARLRRSADRRRVHRGRHAPVSVAAATANLPTDLTRGGAATLTAEPEVEELAEHDESQPWRIVREKEHSGEPMTVDDALFQMELVGHDFYLFQDKESGRPSVVYRRRGYDYGILSLAV, encoded by the coding sequence GTGGACATTGTCGTCAAGGGCCGCAACGTAGAGGTTCCCGACCACTATCGAGAGCATGTAGCGGACAAGCTGAGCAAGGTCGAGCGTTACGACCAGAAGCTGATGCGGGTCGACGTGGAGCTGTTCCACGAACGCAACCCGCGCCAGTCCGACACCTGCCAGCGGGTCGAGATCACCGTCCTGACCAAGGGACCGGTGGTTCGCGCCGAAGCTCAGGCACAGGATTTCTACGCAGCTCTGGACTGCGCCATCAACAAACTGGACGCCCGGTTGCGTCGTTCCGCCGACCGGCGCCGCGTCCACCGCGGACGGCACGCACCGGTTTCGGTCGCCGCCGCCACCGCGAACCTTCCCACCGACCTGACCAGGGGTGGCGCCGCTACGCTGACCGCCGAGCCAGAGGTCGAGGAGCTGGCCGAGCACGACGAGAGCCAGCCGTGGCGGATCGTTCGCGAGAAAGAGCACTCCGGCGAGCCGATGACCGTCGATGACGCGCTCTTCCAGATGGAACTCGTCGGGCACGACTTCTATCTGTTCCAGGACAAGGAGAGCGGCCGGCCCAGCGTCGTGTACCGCCGTCGAGGCTACGACTACGGGATCCTCAGCCTGGCTGTGTGA